A DNA window from Malus domestica chromosome 12, GDT2T_hap1 contains the following coding sequences:
- the LOC103451370 gene encoding aldehyde oxidase GLOX, which produces MNIHIFFLILTSQIIYNLPITSSQLTDLRPSSGNQGQWHLLHSSVGISAMHMQLLRTNKVIMFDRTDYGPSNISLPRGQCRRDPNDTVLKVDCTAHSILYDLGSNTFRPLTVHTDTWCSSGSILPDGTLVQTGGYNDGDRVVRTFSPCNNDNCDWLELPNYLIQRRWYATNQILPDGRVIIVGGRRQFNYEFYPRSSQNQGGPHTIWLEFLRQTTDQDENNLYPFLHLLPDGNLFIFANAKSIIFDYSQNAVVRELPDIPGGDPRNYPSTGSSVLLPLDENTPSNGNMEVEIMVCGGTPRNSHVLALHGEFISALGTCGRLNVYDPNPRWVVEFMPVPRVMADMLLLPTGDVIIINGAALGAAGWENGRDPVTTPVIYRPSEVLNRRFSVMTGSSRARLYHSAAVLVPDGRILVGGSNPHIYYNFTGVEYPTDLSLEAFSPPYLSDEYDPVRPRIAAIEDVFGYRQLISVEILVPEFLSVRVLSARLVAPSFTTHSFAMNQRMVVLKLIGVTHVAAGTYRVSLVGPSTAEIAPPGYYLLFVVHSDIPSSAAWVRVQ; this is translated from the coding sequence ATGAACATTCacattttcttcctaattttaacCTCACAAATAATCTACAATCTTCCAATAACTTCATCCCAATTAACTGATCTCCGTCCCTCCTCCGGCAACCAAGGCCAATGGCACCTCCTCCACTCCTCCGTCGGCATCTCCGCCATGCACATGCAACTCCTACGTACCAACAAAGTTATCATGTTCGACCGCACCGATTACGGCCCTTCCAACATCTCCCTCCCCCGAGGCCAATGCCGCCGCGACCCCAACGACACCGTCCTCAAAGTAGACTGCACGGCTCACTCCATCCTCTATGACCTCGGCTCAAACACATTCCGCCCCCTCACCGTCCACACCGATACATGGTGCTCCTCCGGTTCCATCCTTCCCGACGGAACGCTCGTACAGACCGGCGGATACAACGACGGCGACCGCGTCGTCCGCACGTTCTCCCCATGCAACAACGACAATTGTGATTGGCTCGAGCTCCCGAACTATTTAATACAACGTAGGTGGTACGCTACTAATCAAATACTACCGGACGGCCGTGTAATCATTGTCGGTGGCCGCCGGCAATTTAATTACGAGTTTTATCCTCGGAGTTCCCAAAACCAAGGTGGGCCCCACACAATCTGGCTCGAATTTTTGAGACAAACTACGGACCAAGACGAGAACAATTTGTATCCATTTCTCCACTTGCTACCGGAcggaaatttatttattttcgccAACGCAAAATCTATAATCTTCGATTACAGCCAAAACGCCGTCGTCCGAGAGCTCCCCGACATCCCCGGCGGGGACCCACGTAACTATCCGAGCACGGGCTCGTCAGTTCTGCTTCCACTAGACGAAAACACACCCAGCAACGGCAACATGGAAGTCGAGATAATGGTCTGCGGCGGCACGCCGCGGAACTCGCACGTGCTCGCGTTGCACGGAGAGTTTATTAGCGCTCTTGGCACCTGCGGGCGGCTCAACGTGTATGACCCGAACCCGAGGTGGGTCGTGGAGTTTATGCCGGTTCCTCGAGTCATGGCTGATATGCTTCTTCTGCCGACTGGAGACGTCATCATCATAAATGGTGCCGCACTGGGAGCGGCCGGTTGGGAAAACGGGCGCGATCCGGTTACCACACCAGTCATTTACCGGCCGTCAGAGGTTCTGAACCGCAGGTTTTCGGTTATGACCGGTTCGTCGAGAGCGAGACTGTACCATTCCGCGGCGGTCCTGGTACCTGACGGCCGGATTTTGGTTGGCGGAAGCAATCCGCACATTTACTACAACTTCACTGGCGTCGAGTACCCGACTGATCTGAGCCTGGAGGCGTTTTCACCGCCGTATTTGTCGGATGAGTACGACCCGGTTCGGCCGAGGATAGCTGCGATAGAAGATGTTTTCGGGTACCGGCAGTTGATTTCTGTCGAGATATTGGTGCCGGAGTTTCTGTCGGTGAGGGTTTTGTCGGCGAGATTGGTTGCTCCGTCGTTTACGACGCACTCGTTTGCGATGAATCAGAGGATGGTGGTATTGAAGCTGATCGGAGTGACGCACGTGGCGGCGGGTACGTATAGGGTGAGCTTGGTGGGGCCGTCGACTGCGGAGATTGCGCCACCGGGTTATTATCTGTTGTTTGTGGTGCACTCCGACATTCCTAGCTCCGCTGCGTGGGTGAGGGTGCAGTGA
- the LOC103451002 gene encoding uncharacterized protein, producing MEGERKLSAEAVAIFREGIGLVLSRWSALQLAVDNEWGGRGSRQKAEQLAADAFSWFTQSAEILYIDDLEDILNEAMISLNTMTEDGSIEEVAEKLMFMYDDCLTDNFNSVESLRDANRRRVAVPHVRQENEDDDDDDDDDNEETDGSSNMMVDIPESQPNLDPADATSSKPTPKPAAKTEDGWEVVGPRHNRGKRN from the exons ATGGAAGGTGAGAGAAAGCTGTCGGCGGAGGCGGTGGCGATATTCAGAGAAGGCATAGGGTTGGTTTTGTCCCGGTGGTCGGCGCTCCAATTGGCCGTCGACAACGAGTGGGGCGGCCGTGGCTCGCGCCAAAAAGCGGAGCAACTAGCGGCCGATGCCTTCTCCTGGTTCACTCAGTCTGCAG AGATTCTATACATTGATGATTTGGAAGATATTCTCAATGAAGCTATGATTTCTCTCAATACAATGACAGAGGATGGCAGCATTGAGGAG GTGGCTGAAAAgttaatgtttatgtatgatgacTGTTTGACTGACAATTTCAATTCTGTTGAAAGTTTGAGAGATGCCAATCGTCGAAGAGTTGCCGTTCCTCATGTTAGACAA GAGAATGAAGATGAcgacgatgatgatgatgatgacaacGAGGAAACTGATGGTTCATCAAACATGATGGTGGACATACCAGAGTCCCAGCCAAATTTGGATCCAGCAGACGCGACGAGCAGTAAACCAACTCCCAAGCCAGCAGCTAAAACAGAAGATGGATGGGAAGTAGTTGGACCGAGACATAATCGGGGTAAAAGGAATTAG
- the LOC103451004 gene encoding late embryogenesis abundant protein D-34-like isoform X1, which translates to MSQEQPRRPEDQKEPVTYGDVFPGVQGAQLADKVVTPKDAAMIQAAENAVLGQTVKGGAAAIIQSAATQNEKAAVFGSSDVKADVGGDGGGVSVKEADLPGRRILTESIGGQGSDSNQMQVDHEKQRKIHELIEVVGQYSQRAPLAPPNTMQLVGGSAVQITIGEALEATAMTAGQKPVEWSDAAAIQAAEVRATGRTNIVPGGVAAAAQSAATLNARATKDEEKTKLADILANATSKLPADKPATRRDAEGVTGAEMRNDPYLTTHPTGVAASVAAAARLNENNSSQMPK; encoded by the exons ATGAGCCAAGAACAGCCGCGGAGACCTGAAGATCAGAAGGAACCGGTGACATATGGGGATGTGTTTCCCGGCGTTCAGGGCGCCCAGCTGGCGGACAAGGTGGTGACGCCCAAGGATGCCGCCATGATCCAGGCGGCAGAAAATGCTGTGTTGGGGCAGACCGTCAAGGGTGGTGCTGCTGCAATCATCCAGTCCGCTGCCACGCAGAATGAGAAGGCGGCTGTTTTCGGTTCAAGTGACGTGAAAGCGGATGTTGGAGGAGACGGCGGCGGGGTTAGCGTTAAGGAGGCTGATCTTCCGGGACGCCGTATATTAACGGAGTCGATCGGAGGACAG GGTTCGGATTCAAATCAAATGCAAGTAGATCATGAAAAGCAAAGGAAAATCCATGAATTGATCGAG GTTGTGGGGCAATACAGCCAGCGAGCTCCATTGGCACCACCAAACACTATGCAACTTGTCGGAGGCTCCGCCGTTCAAATCACCATTGGTGAGGCCCTGGAGGCCACGGCTATGACAGCCGGACAGAAGCCAGTTGAGTGGAGTGACGCCGCTGCAATTCAAGCGGCCGAGGTTAGAGCCACTGGCCGCACCAATATAGTACCTGGTGGTGTGGCCGCTGCTGCTCAGTCGGCTGCAACCCTCAATGCTCGGGCTACAAAGGACGAGGAGAAGACCAAACTGGCCGACATTCTTGCG AATGCAACTTCAAAGTTACCGGCAGACAAACCGGCAACACGTCGAGATGCTGAGGGAGTGACTGGTGCAGAAATGCGAAACGATCCATACCTGACTACACATCCAACTGGAGTGGCGGCTTCAGTGGCGGCCGCTGCTAGGCTGAACGAGAATAATAGCAGCCAAATGCCaaaatag
- the LOC103451004 gene encoding late embryogenesis abundant protein 47-like isoform X2: MSQEQPRRPEDQKEPVTYGDVFPGVQGAQLADKVVTPKDAAMIQAAENAVLGQTVKGGAAAIIQSAATQNEKAAVFGSSDVKADVGGDGGGVSVKEADLPGRRILTESIGGQVVGQYSQRAPLAPPNTMQLVGGSAVQITIGEALEATAMTAGQKPVEWSDAAAIQAAEVRATGRTNIVPGGVAAAAQSAATLNARATKDEEKTKLADILANATSKLPADKPATRRDAEGVTGAEMRNDPYLTTHPTGVAASVAAAARLNENNSSQMPK; the protein is encoded by the exons ATGAGCCAAGAACAGCCGCGGAGACCTGAAGATCAGAAGGAACCGGTGACATATGGGGATGTGTTTCCCGGCGTTCAGGGCGCCCAGCTGGCGGACAAGGTGGTGACGCCCAAGGATGCCGCCATGATCCAGGCGGCAGAAAATGCTGTGTTGGGGCAGACCGTCAAGGGTGGTGCTGCTGCAATCATCCAGTCCGCTGCCACGCAGAATGAGAAGGCGGCTGTTTTCGGTTCAAGTGACGTGAAAGCGGATGTTGGAGGAGACGGCGGCGGGGTTAGCGTTAAGGAGGCTGATCTTCCGGGACGCCGTATATTAACGGAGTCGATCGGAGGACAG GTTGTGGGGCAATACAGCCAGCGAGCTCCATTGGCACCACCAAACACTATGCAACTTGTCGGAGGCTCCGCCGTTCAAATCACCATTGGTGAGGCCCTGGAGGCCACGGCTATGACAGCCGGACAGAAGCCAGTTGAGTGGAGTGACGCCGCTGCAATTCAAGCGGCCGAGGTTAGAGCCACTGGCCGCACCAATATAGTACCTGGTGGTGTGGCCGCTGCTGCTCAGTCGGCTGCAACCCTCAATGCTCGGGCTACAAAGGACGAGGAGAAGACCAAACTGGCCGACATTCTTGCG AATGCAACTTCAAAGTTACCGGCAGACAAACCGGCAACACGTCGAGATGCTGAGGGAGTGACTGGTGCAGAAATGCGAAACGATCCATACCTGACTACACATCCAACTGGAGTGGCGGCTTCAGTGGCGGCCGCTGCTAGGCTGAACGAGAATAATAGCAGCCAAATGCCaaaatag